The Leptospira saintgironsiae genome window below encodes:
- a CDS encoding cation:proton antiporter translates to MKRNAIFYITLLILSFGAFAFITKQGKSLEVGKVTNIEVSSSTSVESTEDPIDVWKKAGAKLWKGFHEPLPLLLLQIGVVIAATRVMGKLAVLVRQPFVVGEILAGILLGPSLFGLLFPEQYQFLFPKVSLSSLQLLSQIGLVFFMFVVGMELDLKILRNQADSAILISHASILLPFLLGAILALSIYKTLAPPEVSFLSFSLFMGIGMSITAFPVLARIVQERGLTKTKLGGLALTCAASDDLTAWCLLAIVIALVQAGGLLAALFTIILAIIYVLIMWKIVQPAMHRAGGIFTNREAFTKMAVALFLLFPIASAWITESIGIHALFGAFLAGVVMPDKPKLRTLLAEKVEDLSTAIFLPLFFALTGIRTQIGLLNQGNLWWDFAMVLTVAIVGKFAGSTIASKASGNNWKDSLSLGALMNTRGLMELIVLNIGYDIGVLSSQIFSMMVLMALVTTYMTGPSLNLIERIFAVVKDKREEGILLAFALHSRGVDLLRLASGLFQNGNKTKAVTALHLTPDSWISGKTAQKYEKKSFEPLFKLSKELGIKLNTLYKPSDNVTRDILKTIQSGNYNIFLTGGARSLFSDDVLGGKIRTLLSESETNAGILVAEKLKELDRFILAVYSDKDVKLLGFALAMAKKIGAKLSIWDPRGKVPQFSQKERNLLKKEKITILKGENPQILSEADLVICDLETWEEETEFRNWELSDGSGLFLVRYKD, encoded by the coding sequence ATGAAACGAAACGCGATTTTCTATATCACCCTATTAATACTTTCTTTCGGAGCCTTTGCTTTCATAACGAAACAAGGCAAGTCATTAGAAGTTGGTAAAGTTACTAACATCGAAGTTAGTTCTTCAACCTCGGTCGAGTCTACAGAAGATCCAATAGATGTTTGGAAAAAAGCTGGGGCAAAACTTTGGAAGGGTTTCCATGAACCACTTCCACTTCTATTATTACAAATCGGAGTCGTAATAGCAGCGACTCGAGTAATGGGTAAACTTGCAGTTCTTGTAAGACAACCATTCGTAGTCGGAGAGATCCTCGCAGGTATATTATTAGGCCCATCCTTATTTGGGTTATTATTCCCAGAACAGTATCAATTCTTATTTCCGAAAGTTTCCTTAAGTTCGTTACAACTATTAAGCCAGATCGGTCTGGTATTTTTCATGTTCGTAGTCGGAATGGAGTTGGATCTAAAAATACTTAGAAACCAAGCAGACTCTGCGATACTTATCTCTCATGCGAGCATCCTTCTTCCTTTCTTATTAGGTGCAATCTTAGCACTTTCCATTTATAAAACATTAGCTCCTCCGGAGGTTAGCTTCCTCTCCTTCTCCTTATTTATGGGGATAGGTATGAGTATCACTGCCTTTCCAGTACTTGCACGTATCGTTCAAGAAAGAGGACTTACCAAAACAAAACTTGGAGGACTCGCACTCACATGTGCTGCTTCCGATGATTTGACCGCTTGGTGCTTACTTGCAATAGTGATCGCTCTTGTGCAAGCAGGCGGACTATTAGCAGCATTATTCACCATAATCCTTGCAATCATTTACGTTCTCATCATGTGGAAGATCGTTCAACCTGCAATGCATAGAGCAGGAGGAATTTTCACAAACAGAGAAGCATTCACCAAAATGGCGGTGGCTCTGTTTTTACTCTTCCCTATTGCGTCTGCTTGGATCACTGAATCAATCGGAATCCATGCATTGTTTGGAGCATTTTTGGCTGGTGTTGTTATGCCAGACAAACCCAAACTCAGAACACTTTTAGCGGAAAAGGTAGAAGACTTAAGTACTGCGATCTTTCTTCCATTATTCTTCGCGTTAACCGGAATCAGGACTCAGATTGGTCTATTAAACCAAGGGAACTTATGGTGGGACTTTGCAATGGTATTAACAGTTGCCATTGTAGGAAAATTTGCAGGAAGTACAATCGCATCTAAAGCATCTGGAAACAACTGGAAAGATTCCTTATCCTTAGGTGCACTCATGAACACCAGAGGACTAATGGAATTGATCGTCCTCAATATCGGTTATGATATCGGAGTATTATCTTCTCAGATATTCTCCATGATGGTGCTAATGGCATTGGTCACAACATATATGACCGGACCAAGCTTGAATTTAATAGAGAGAATTTTTGCAGTAGTAAAAGACAAAAGAGAAGAAGGTATACTACTTGCATTCGCATTACATTCCAGAGGTGTAGATCTACTTAGGCTTGCCTCCGGTTTATTCCAAAACGGAAATAAAACAAAAGCAGTAACAGCTCTTCACCTCACTCCTGATTCTTGGATCTCAGGTAAAACTGCTCAAAAATATGAGAAAAAAAGTTTTGAACCTTTATTCAAACTTTCTAAAGAATTAGGGATCAAATTAAACACTCTATATAAACCTTCTGATAATGTCACAAGAGATATACTAAAAACAATCCAATCAGGAAATTATAATATATTCCTAACTGGTGGAGCAAGATCCTTATTTAGTGACGATGTACTTGGTGGAAAGATCAGAACACTTCTTTCCGAATCAGAAACAAACGCAGGGATACTTGTAGCAGAAAAATTAAAAGAATTAGATCGTTTTATCTTAGCAGTTTACTCAGATAAGGATGTAAAACTATTAGGTTTTGCTCTTGCGATGGCTAAGAAAATCGGCGCTAAACTTTCTATCTGGGATCCAAGAGGTAAAGTTCCTCAATTTTCACAAAAGGAAAGAAATCTTCTTAAAAAAGAAAAGATCACTATCCTAAAGGGAGAAAATCCTCAGATACTTTCTGAAGCAGACTTAGTGATCTGTGATTTAGAAACCTGGGAAGAAGAGACCGAATTTAGGAATTGGGAACTTTCAGACGGCTCTGGTTTATTCTTAGTTCGTTATAAAGATTAA
- a CDS encoding response regulator, whose protein sequence is MIIDDEIQIRRLLRVAFEKEGYKVEEAISVDDALSKVYMVRPDSIILDLGLPEKGGEEFLKKIRESGSKIPVLVLSVRDSEKDKIFLLDSGADDYLTKPFGIGELLARIRVLLRHSSPEKTDVKVRIGLLELDFGARKVLKEGKEVRLTPTEYSFLKLLATYPGKIVTQTQILKELWGPNQMAESGYLRVYVNQIRKKIERDPGNPEILITEPGVGYFLKSD, encoded by the coding sequence ATGATCATAGACGATGAGATCCAGATCCGTCGGTTGCTTCGAGTCGCTTTTGAAAAAGAAGGTTATAAAGTAGAAGAAGCAATCTCTGTAGATGATGCATTATCAAAAGTTTATATGGTTCGCCCTGATAGTATTATCTTGGATTTGGGTTTACCAGAAAAAGGTGGAGAAGAATTCCTAAAAAAGATCAGAGAGTCAGGTTCTAAAATCCCAGTATTAGTACTAAGTGTTAGAGATTCAGAAAAGGATAAGATCTTTTTATTAGATAGTGGTGCGGATGATTATCTTACGAAACCTTTCGGGATCGGAGAATTACTTGCAAGGATTAGAGTATTATTAAGACATTCTTCTCCTGAAAAAACAGATGTTAAAGTAAGGATCGGACTTTTGGAATTGGATTTCGGAGCTAGAAAGGTTTTGAAAGAAGGTAAAGAAGTCCGTTTGACACCAACTGAATATTCTTTTCTGAAATTATTAGCCACTTATCCAGGAAAAATAGTAACCCAAACCCAAATCTTAAAAGAACTCTGGGGTCCGAACCAAATGGCGGAATCAGGTTATTTGAGAGTCTATGTAAATCAGATCCGCAAAAAAATAGAAAGGGACCCCGGTAATCCTGAAATTTTGATCACTGAACCCGGGGTGGGTTATTTTTTAAAATCAGACTGA